DNA sequence from the Stenotrophomonas sp. 24(2023) genome:
CCACTGCACGTTGTCGGTGATGTCGAAGCGGAACTGGCCGAACACGCCTTTGCGTTCGGACGGGGTCAGCACCATGTTGTATTCGGCGAAGTTGAAGCGATCGGCCGTGGTGAAGCAGTGGTAATCGTCGGTGCGGCTGCACCCGGCACTGCCGTCATAGCGCGGGTTGCTCACCCCGGTGTTGGGCACGATGTTCTGCACCGCGCCGGTATTGGGGTCGGTGAACATGAAACGCCCCTGCGGAATGCCACCGCTGCCGAACGCCAGGCCGGTGCCGGGAATCGGGAAACGCGACTGTTCGCGGTCACGCGCGAACACCGGGTCCTGCTTGGTCCAGCTGGCGCCCAGGAACAGGCTGTAGCGGTCACCGCGCGTGCCCCAGGCCAGGTCCACGCCCTTCTGCGTGCCATCGCCCTTGCTGTATTCGCCATAGTTGAGCGTCACCTGCCCGCCATCGAAATCGCGGCGGGTGATGATGTTGACCACGCCGGCGATCGCATCGGAGCCGTACAGCGACGACGCGCCATCTTCCAGCACTTCGATGCGCTCGACGATGGCCAGCGGAATGGTGTTCAGATCGGTGGCCGCGCCAACGCCGGACGCGGACGATTCATTGACCCAGCGGATGCCATCGACCAGCACCAGCACGCGCTTGGCGCCCAGATGGCGCAGGTTCACCTGCGCCGAACCGGCGCCCACACCACTGCCATCGGGCGGGAAGCCGAAGTTGCCGGACGAATTGAACTTGGCGTTGAGCGCCGAGCCGGCACCGGTGAGTTGCTGCAGGACCTCGCCGATGGAATTCAGGCCGGTCTTTTCGATGTCGCCACGGGTCAGCGTATGGATGGGTGTCTGGCCTTCCACTTCGGCGCGCTTGATGCGCGATCCGGTGACCTCCACGCGGTCCAGGTCCGTGGTGCTGCGGCTGCTGTCCTGGGCCCATGCCGACAGCGGCATGAATGTGGCCAGGCACAGCGTGACCGCGACCGCCAAGGGGCGGTGGTGCAGATGGTTCATTCGCTCTCTCTCCAAAGGAATGTCGGGACGGTGGCTGCCGCATCCCCTGCACCGCGGCAACGTCTCCTTTGTAAACAAGAGGTAAATCCGGCGACGTGACGCCCGACACCTTTTCACGTCAATTTGACGAATCTGAAAGCAGATAACGTCAAATGGCCGCAGATCTAACACCAAAGTACTAGACGCTTCCTCCACAACGACGAACGCCGGGCAGCACCCGGCGTCGTCGGTGTCATTCCCTGCTGGCCCCGGATGCGGTCAGCGCACGAACGCGATGCGTTCCATGCCGGTGGCTTCGGCAGCGGCCAGGATCTTGGCCATGCCGTCGTACTCGGCCGCCGGGTCGGTGGCGATGCGCAGTTCCGGCAGGTTGCCGGCATTGGCACCGGCCTCGGCCTGCAGGCGTGCGCGCAGGTCGCCGATGGCCAGGGCCTGGCCATTCCAGCTGAGCTGGTTGGCCGCATCCAGTCGCAGCTCGATCGGCGGCGGCGGGTCCGGGCGCGCGATGGCCCGGTCGGTGGCCTGCGGCAACTGCACCGCGATGGGGCGGGAAATCATCGGTGCGGTCACGATGAAGATGATCAGCAGTACCAGCATCACGTCCACCAGCGGCGTGACGTTGATCTCTGCCAGGGGTCCTTGTCCTTCCACGCGATTGAACGCCATGTGCCGCTCCCTGCAGCCGGGCCGATTGCCCTGTTGCCGACACTACGCTGCCGCCCGCCCTGCCCGGAATGCACGCCTGAACGCTGATTCAGCCAGCGTTCTGGCGGCGCCTGCGGTTACGTTCTGCGACGTTGAATTCAGCCGGTTGCCGCTATGCTGCCAGCATGACCCGACACTTCCGCCCTGTCCTGCCATTGATGGCGCTGGCCACGACCCTGCTGGGGACGGTTGCCTGCGCATCCGCCCAATCCCTCGATGCCCAGCGCGCGCAGATGCGCGCCGCGCTGGACGCCGCCGAACGCGGCCAGCTCGATCCGGCCCAGGCCGCCGCGCTGCGCAACCACCCGCTGTATGGCTGGCTGGAACTGGCCGGCCTGCGCCGCAACATCGACACCGTGACCAACGTGCAGGCGCAGGATTTCCTCAAGCGCTATGACGGCCAGCCGGTGGCCAGCAATTTCCGCGGCGTGTGGCTGCCGGCCGTGGCCCGCCGCCAGGACTGGCCGACCCTGCTGGCCAACTGGGTACCCACCGACAATGTCGGCCTGCGCTGCGCGCAGCTGACCGCGCGCCAGGCCACCGGCAAGGCCGATGCGCAGTGGACCACCGAAGCACAGGATCTGTGGCGCAGGAACGGCAAGGCCCTGCCCGATGGCTGCGATGCCGTGTTTGCCGTGCTGCAGGCACAGGGCGGCCTGACCGATGCCCTGCGCTGGGAACGCGTGGATGCCGCCGCCGATGCGCAGCAGCCGGCGGTGATGCGCGCCGCGGCGCGTGGCCTGCCCGCTGCCGATCTGGCGATGGCCAACGACTACGCGGCCTTCGTCGATGCCCCCAGCGCCAAGGCACTGAACTGGCCGCGCAGCGAACGCAGCCGACGCATCGCCACCGATGGCCTGCTGAAACTGGCCAAGGCCAACCCGGATGCGACCGAACAGCAGCTGCCGCAGTACGCGCAGGCCCTGGGCCTGAGTGCGGCGCAGCAGGGCCAGGTGCGTTACCAGATCGCGCTGTGGACCGTGGCTTCGTACCTGCCCGATTCCGCACGCCGCCTCAACGCCGTGCCCGAATCGGCCTATGACGAGCGCCTGCACGAATGGCGTGCGCGCGAAGCCATGGCCCGCGGTGACTGGCCCGCCGCGCTGGCGGCCATCCGCAAGATGGGCCCGACCCAGCGCAACGACTCGCGCTGGCGCTACTTCGAAGGCCGCATGCTGGAAAAGACCGGCCAGGCGGCACAGGCACAACCGCTGTTCCGCGACGCCGCACGCGCCTCCACCTTCCACGGCTTCCTGGCTGCCGACAAGCTGCAGCAGGCCTATACGCTGTGCCCGTGGAAGCCCAACGACAGCGCCCAGGCCCGCGCCACCGTCGCACGCGATCCGGCCATCGTGCGCGCCATGGAACTGTTCCAGATCGACCGCAACAGCTGGGCCGTGGCCGAATGGAACAATGCACTGGGCCGCTTCGATGACACCCAGCGCCGCCTGGCCGTGGAAGTCGCCCAGGACAACGGCTGGTTCGACCGCGCCGTGTTCTCGCTGGGCCGCAAGCCGGACGAGCAGCGCCTGTACGAACTGCGCTTCCCGCTGCACCACGATGACACCATCCGCCGCGAAGCCGCCCGCAATGCGCTGGACCCGGCCTGGGTGGCGGCGGAAATCCGCGCGGAAAGCACCTTCACCCCGCGCGCACGCTCCACGGCCAACGCCATGGGGCTGATGCAGGTAGTGCCGGCCACCGGTGCGGCGGTGGCCAAATCGATCGGGCTGACCGGGTATGGCGGTGCCGCCAGCCTGTATGACCCGGACACCAACATCGCCATCGGCAGCGCCTACCTGCGCCAACTGCTGAACAAGTACAACGGCCAGCCCTACGTCACCATCGCCGCTTACAACGCCGGGCCGACCCCTACCGCGCGCTGGCTGGGCCAGCGCCCGGATTTCGACCCGGACGTGTGGATCGAAACGATCAGCTACAAGGAAACGCGTGAATATGTCGCGCGCGTGCTGGCTTTCAGCGTGATCTACGATTGGCGCCTGAACGGCGATGCGCTGCCCTTGGGCGACCGCATGCTGGGCAAGCTGCAGGACCGTCGCAAGGCCTTCACCTGCGCGGCCAACGCCGACCAGGGCGGGGACTGATCGCCCCGGGCGTGAGCGCACGGTAGCGCCAGGCCATGCCTGGCTGCGGCCCCCACCGCGTGATGATGGATTCAATCCACGCATGGCGTGGATCTACGGCACGGCCCCCACCGGCGTGGTGAGGGATTCGATCCACGCACGGTGTGGGGCCGCGTGGCCCGGCGCCGGGCGCGCCCACCATGCGATCATGCCCGGCATGAAGATCTATCTTGTCGGCGGCGCCGTGCGCGACCGCCTGCTGCAGCGCCCTGCCGGCGACCGTGACTGGGTCGTGGTCGGTGCCACGCCCGCACAGATGGAGGCGCAGGGCTATCGTGCCGTGGGCCGCGATTTCCCGGTGTTCCTGCACCCGGATACCGGCGAGGAATACGCCCTGGCCCGTACCGAACGCAAATCCGGCCGAGGCTACCGCGGCTTCGTGGTCGACGCCGACCCGTCGGTGACGCTGGAACAGGACCTGCTGCGCCGCGACTTCACCATCAACGCCATCGCCTGCGATGAAGCCACCGGCACCCTGGTGGACCCGTATGCAGGCGTGCGCGATATCGAACGGAAGATCCTGCGCCACGTCGGCCCGGCGTTCGTGGAAGATCCCCTGCGCGTACTGCGCGCGGCGCGCTTCATGGCCCGCTTTGCGCCGCTGGGCTTCACCGTGGCGCCGGAGACGATGGACCTGATGCGCCAGGTCGCCGCCAGCGGCGAACTGGATGCCCTGGTACCCGAGCGGGTGTGGCAGGAACTGCGCAAGGCCCTGGCCAGTGCACGCCCTTCCGCCTTCCTGCGCACGCTGCACGACGCGCAGGCGCTGGGCCCGATCCTGCCCGAACTGGAAGCCCTGTACGGCGTGCCGCAGCGTGCCCAGTTCCACCCGGAAATCGATACCGGCCTGCACCAGGAAATGGTCAGCGACATGGCCGCGCGCCTGGCACCGGGTGACGACCTGGTCGGGTTCGCCGCGCTCACCCACGATCTGGGCAAAGGGCTGACGCCCCGGGAGGAATGGCCGCGCCACATCATGCACGAGCAGCGCGGGGTGAAACCGCTCAAGGCACTGTGCGCTCGCCTGAAGGTGCCGACCGAACACCTGCAGCTGGCCGAAACGGTCTGCCGCGAACACCTCAACGTGCACCGCATCGATGAACTGCGCGATGCCACGGTGCTGGAGATGCTGGGCCGCATGGATGCCTTCCGGCGCC
Encoded proteins:
- a CDS encoding biopolymer transporter ExbD; the encoded protein is MAFNRVEGQGPLAEINVTPLVDVMLVLLIIFIVTAPMISRPIAVQLPQATDRAIARPDPPPPIELRLDAANQLSWNGQALAIGDLRARLQAEAGANAGNLPELRIATDPAAEYDGMAKILAAAEATGMERIAFVR
- a CDS encoding transglycosylase SLT domain-containing protein is translated as MALATTLLGTVACASAQSLDAQRAQMRAALDAAERGQLDPAQAAALRNHPLYGWLELAGLRRNIDTVTNVQAQDFLKRYDGQPVASNFRGVWLPAVARRQDWPTLLANWVPTDNVGLRCAQLTARQATGKADAQWTTEAQDLWRRNGKALPDGCDAVFAVLQAQGGLTDALRWERVDAAADAQQPAVMRAAARGLPAADLAMANDYAAFVDAPSAKALNWPRSERSRRIATDGLLKLAKANPDATEQQLPQYAQALGLSAAQQGQVRYQIALWTVASYLPDSARRLNAVPESAYDERLHEWRAREAMARGDWPAALAAIRKMGPTQRNDSRWRYFEGRMLEKTGQAAQAQPLFRDAARASTFHGFLAADKLQQAYTLCPWKPNDSAQARATVARDPAIVRAMELFQIDRNSWAVAEWNNALGRFDDTQRRLAVEVAQDNGWFDRAVFSLGRKPDEQRLYELRFPLHHDDTIRREAARNALDPAWVAAEIRAESTFTPRARSTANAMGLMQVVPATGAAVAKSIGLTGYGGAASLYDPDTNIAIGSAYLRQLLNKYNGQPYVTIAAYNAGPTPTARWLGQRPDFDPDVWIETISYKETREYVARVLAFSVIYDWRLNGDALPLGDRMLGKLQDRRKAFTCAANADQGGD
- a CDS encoding multifunctional CCA addition/repair protein: MKIYLVGGAVRDRLLQRPAGDRDWVVVGATPAQMEAQGYRAVGRDFPVFLHPDTGEEYALARTERKSGRGYRGFVVDADPSVTLEQDLLRRDFTINAIACDEATGTLVDPYAGVRDIERKILRHVGPAFVEDPLRVLRAARFMARFAPLGFTVAPETMDLMRQVAASGELDALVPERVWQELRKALASARPSAFLRTLHDAQALGPILPELEALYGVPQRAQFHPEIDTGLHQEMVSDMAARLAPGDDLVGFAALTHDLGKGLTPREEWPRHIMHEQRGVKPLKALCARLKVPTEHLQLAETVCREHLNVHRIDELRDATVLEMLGRMDAFRRPERIARIALCCDADNRGRLGFEDSAYPQGDTLVRLHRAALSVQARDIDTTHLQGPAIGQALAKARTAAIAAARAG